The DNA sequence AAATATGCTCCCAATACAGGGGCAAGACTATTCATCACAGAAATACATAATGCAAACAGCATAGATGCATCTAGAATAAAGTGGTTGGCAAAAAAAGTTCCAAGGGCAATTCCAGGACCTATTTCAGCTTTCCAGTAAAAAGCAGCTACAAAAGCTACTCCTGCAGCAGGCCATATAGGCATAGGTAACACGCCGACCTCTCTAAAAATAAGCCAGTTTAAATATGAAATACCCCAATAAAGAAATGCGACAAGAGCGTTGCGTGATGAAATTTTAATA is a window from the Maridesulfovibrio zosterae DSM 11974 genome containing:
- a CDS encoding MASE1 domain-containing protein, with the protein product MGNIIKISSRNALVAFLYWGISYLNWLIFREVGVLPMPIWPAAGVAFVAAFYWKAEIGPGIALGTFFANHFILDASMLFALCISVMNSLAPVLGAYLIRKRVSVRLCIRNISDVAYVFWVGVCIVSFLSACGGIGSKYILGLLPEGVFVISLVRWAMSYAVGTMLLGLPFLVWIRDRTEK